Genomic DNA from Acanthopagrus latus isolate v.2019 chromosome 2, fAcaLat1.1, whole genome shotgun sequence:
aatgttaatgtgattaccataaaaaaatacaaactttgTTTAATTCTCACATCAATGGCTCACTTTAAGTCAGATTAATAGAAATTGTGAAATTCATCATCAAACAGtttcacacagagcagaatgtatattttctgttgtttaaattcaaatatgtatgcatgtgcatCACTTTCTATTAACTCACAACAATGGCGGTGTTCATATCATTCAGATATTAGAAAACCAATttacaaacatatatatattgaGGAAAagcacatgattttttttgtgtatagACGACTGTTGCTCACAGAATTCTCATGAacccacatttattttgaagaacatttttatacCAGTCTTGAGTTCTTTGGTTTTCAGTCCATATATGATAGGGTCCAAAATAGGGGGGAACACTAAAATTGTAACACCAAGAGCTCTTCTAATATAAGGGGACACAATATTAATGCGGTGAGCAATGAGTGTGATAAAAGCACTGAATTCTAGAACTAAGTAAATGACTAAATGTGTGCCACATGTCTGAATGGCTTTTTTTCTGGCATCACGCTGGTTAGTCATAACACATGTACGCAAAATCTGTGCATATGTGTACAGTATCACTGACAGTGGTCCAGCTTGACATATGAATATAGTGAACAGCCCGTAGTAGTTGTTCACTCTGGTGTCGTCACAGGTCAGTTTCACAATTGATGGATTGTTACAGTACAAATCTACTACATTTGTCCTGCAAATTTTAAGCCGTGCAAGTAATGAAAGCAGCACGACCATTAGTGAAATATTGATCAACCAAATTGAAACAATAATTCTGACTAAGTTATGTGGATTCATGATGACATTataccttaaaggacaacatatTGCAATGTATCTGTCATATGCCATGGCGGTCAAGGTCAGCAGGTTTCCTGTACCATAAATATGAAATAGAAAAGCCTGAATAACACATGCAGGGAGGGAAATCAGTCTGTTCTGTGTCACAATGCTGGAAACAAGCTGAGGGAAAAAGGCTGTAGCACCCAACATGTCACTGATGGGCAAGTTGAACAGCAGGATAAACATGGGCTTATGAAGATTTGCCCTACAAGCAATACTTGTTAATACCAACATGTTGcaaaacataataaacagaTATGTTGAAGCcccaaacaaaaatgctggGTAGATGTATCTATTAGGTAAACCCAGTGTTTCCAATGTTAATAAAACTGCAGAAGATGCATTTGTGTACATCATCTTGCAGTGCtctacagtgttttgttgttgatgttgcttTCTTTTGCTGAAAACCAACTGGTAAAAGAGATATAACAAATTATAAAGTGCtgtgaaataaatcagctgtgCCTCTGCTATCTCACCTCTGGTAATATGTTGTCCTATTCTCACATACAGTTGAAACCTGTTAGTTGTAAGTTGTAAGACTCAGCCTTTTATTGGCATGAAGCACATTGATATTACTCAAAACTGTGGTCCATTACATCTTGTCACAAGACTGACGTATCAGGTGCCCTGTTATCTTTGTCGGTTGAGCATGTGTCCCATGAACACGTGCTGTGTTCTAGCTGCAGTGACCCGCCCTGGACTGTCTTCACCTGGAGACTCATAAGGGAACAGCTAAAACCAGCTATCATAGCCCCAACGACCTTCAACAAGGCCCTGGAATACACAGAGATCCTGTTGGGAAGTACATTGGCTTGCACTGTTATTTCACAGCAAGAAGGTCCTTGGTTCAAATCCCACTCATGCAGGGCCTTTGTGTGAGGACtctgcatgttctccctgtgtgtACGTGGGTTTACTCCAGGTAGTAAATCTCCAGTCACTGCCCTTCACCAAGGCACTGGCTCAGATCTGGAGAGCACATTAACTGCTGCCCACTGCTCCCTCGAGCTGGGGATGAGTACCATTTTGACTATGTTGTACGTTGTATGATatgtgatcaaataaatgtatttcttcctcCAAGTGAACAAAACTTCCTTACAAGTTAGAGGGTAGTGATTTACCTATAGGTCGAAGCCCAGTGCATACCAAAAGGGTGCCTTGGGAATATCTAAGTATACATGTACTTTTATCTAGAAACAatttttattccatttatcCCTTTTGTGATTTGTGCACCTCAGCTCACAGTATTTGTGTTGACACTATGGTTTAGTTTACCAAAGGAATTAGGGGAGGATTCCATTTAGAATTATTTGTTATCACTATTGCTATACAGTAttcattaaattttttttatcaaacacatttgcacacaaagaaaaatgtcattgGTTCTGAGCACTAGGTATTAGAAAGTTTTGAATGAGAAGTTATATCACCTTTATTTGTTAATAGTTATTCACCAGCAACTTACAAATAgttcacacagaggacagacacaTACATAAAAATATTCTCCATCATTTATGTTGATAAGGAGCAGGAATTATTTGTGTTTCCTTATTAAAAGAAtcattacacacatacacacacagtagagTTATTCATGAGCAACTCACAAATAATTCACACAGAGTGTGAATTTGTTTCCTCATTTAAAGAAtcattacacacatacacacacagtagagaATTAAATGTGGTGGACAACTTCAAGAGTGTAACACTTGAAATCTGCAtagagaaaagcaaaaaatatcTGTTATTTAGTTGTATATACAGGGCACCAGGGTCTAGTACTGAATCTTTCAGGGACTGGgtggaggaaatgttttgaaagtAATTTTCATTTGTGGGCATTTCAACATTGATCTGTTGAAtccaaataaactgaaaaatttCTGAAGGATTTATCAACACAATGTACAGTAATCCTAATAAGCaatgtccaaaaacaaacaatgtttaattgttgtgcatgtatttattcatgtatttcatcGTTACTCATTATTTCTTAATAGAAAGCAAAGTggatatgtatgtatgcatttaagtgtgtgtgtgtgtgtgtgtgtgtgtatgtgtgtgtgtgtgtgtgtgtgtgtgtgtgtgtgtgtgtgtgtgtgtgtgtgtgtgtgtgtgtgtgtgtgtgttcacaggacCAAATTGTGTCTAACTTGGAAGTCATGATTATAAAGCATTTCGTAGGAAATCCTAAAGCTCTTATGAAcccacatttattttaaagagcatttttatgCCAGTCTTGAGTTCTTTGATTTTCAGTCCATATATAATAGGGTCCAAAATAGGGGGGAACACTAAAATTGTAACGCCAAGAGCTCTTCTAATATAAGGGGACACAATTTTGATGCGATGAGCAGTTAGTGTAATAAAACCACTGAATTCTAGAACTAAGTAAATGACTAAATGTGTGCCACATGTCTGAATGGCTTTTTTTCTGGCATCACGCTGGTTAGTCATAACACATGTACGCAAAATCTGTGCATATGTGTACAGTATCACTGACAGAGGTCCAGCTTGACATATGAATATAGTGAACAGTCCGTAGTAGTTGTTCACTCTGGTGTCGTCACAGGTCAGTTTCACAATTGATGGATTGTTACAGTACAAATCTACTACATTTGTCCTGCAAATTTTAAGCCGTGCAAGTAATGAAAACAGCACGACCATTAGTGAAATATTGATCGACCAAATTGAAACAATAATTTTAACTAAGGTATGTGGAGTCATGATGACATTATACTTTAAAGGATGACATATAGCAATGTATCTGTCATATGCCATGGCGGTCAAGGTCAGCAGGTTTCCTCCACCATAAATGTGAGCCAGTAAAGCCTGAATAACACATGCAGGAAAGGAGATCCGTCTGTTCTGTGTCACAATGCTGTAAACAAGCTGAGGGAAAAGAGCTGTAGCACCCAACATGTCACTGATGGGCAAGTTAAACAGCAGGATAAACATGGGCTTATGAAGATTTGCCCTACAAGCAATAGTTGTTAATACCAACATGTTGcaaaacataataaacagaTATGTTAAAGTCCCAAACAAAAAAGCTGGGTAGATGTATCTATTCGGTAGACCCAGTGTTTCTAATGTTAATAAAACTGCAGAAGATGCATTTGTGTACATCATCTTGCAAGTGTTAGCTTGTTGCTGTTGCTTCTTTTGCtgaaaaacaactgttaaaagagagaaaaaaaagcattacatAATACATGTTAACAGACAACTGTATATTAAGTGCTATGGAATAAATCAGCTGTGCCTCTGCTATCTCACCTCTGGTAATATGTTGTCCTCTTCTCACATACAGTTCAAACCTGTTAGTTGTAAGTTGTAAGACTCAGCCTTTTATTGGCATGAAGCACATTGATATTACCCAAGACTGCAGTccattacattttgtcacaagACTGACGTATCAGGTGCCCTGTTATCTCTGTTGGTTGAGCATGTGTCCCAAGAACCATTGCTGTGTCCTAGCTGCTGTGACCCGCCCTGGACTGTCTTCACCTGGGGACTCACAATAGAACAGCTAAGGAGCATCTCTGTATCAGGGGACCACCGACCTTCAACAAGGCCCTGGAAGACACAGAGATACTGTTGGGCAGCATGTTGGCCAGCACTGTCGCCTCACAGCAAGAATGTCATGATTTCAAATCCCACTCATGCAGGGCCTTTCTGTGCAGAGTTCGCAcattctccctgtgtgtgtgtgcatgcgtgggTTTACTCCAGGTAGTAAATCTCCAGTCACTGCCCTTCACCAAGACACTGGCTC
This window encodes:
- the LOC119007861 gene encoding putative gustatory receptor clone PTE01: MYTNASSAVLLTLETLGLPNRYIYPAFLFGASTYLFIMFCNMLVLTSIACRANLHKPMFILLFNLPISDMLGATAFFPQLVSSIVTQNRLISLPACVIQAFLFHIYGTGNLLTLTAMAYDRYIAICCPLRYNVIMNPHNLVRIIVSIWLINISLMVVLLSLLARLKICRTNVVDLYCNNPSIVKLTCDDTRVNNYYGLFTIFICQAGPLSVILYTYAQILRTCVMTNQRDARKKAIQTCGTHLVIYLVLEFSAFITLIAHRINIVSPYIRRALGVTILVFPPILDPIIYGLKTKELKTGIKMFFKINVGS
- the LOC119007866 gene encoding putative gustatory receptor clone PTE01; the protein is MYTNASSAVLLTLETLGLPNRYIYPAFLFGTLTYLFIMFCNMLVLTTIACRANLHKPMFILLFNLPISDMLGATALFPQLVYSIVTQNRRISFPACVIQALLAHIYGGGNLLTLTAMAYDRYIAICHPLKYNVIMTPHTLVKIIVSIWSINISLMVVLFSLLARLKICRTNVVDLYCNNPSIVKLTCDDTRVNNYYGLFTIFICQAGPLSVILYTYAQILRTCVMTNQRDARKKAIQTCGTHLVIYLVLEFSGFITLTAHRIKIVSPYIRRALGVTILVFPPILDPIIYGLKIKELKTGIKMLFKINVGS